The Drosophila biarmipes strain raj3 chromosome 2L, RU_DBia_V1.1, whole genome shotgun sequence genome has a window encoding:
- the LOC108036126 gene encoding protein C10, which yields MSYLTNFNNESAKQILMDIIRCVNQPENSKKLSEAKASAGKEMILMMQHVFPLVMQLQLEVIKGHGFPGNREGLVQFSQLIREMERDDMEIARLRSQIRAIYLPPIAINTTNDILI from the exons ATGTCCTATTTGACCAACTTCAACAATGAGAGCGCCAAGCAAATACTCATGGATATAATACGATGTGTCAATCAGCCGGAAAACTCCAAGAAACTCTCAGAAGCCAAGGCGTCCGCTGGAAAAGAGATGATTCTCATGATGCAGCAC gTATTTCCCTTGGTAATGCAGCTGCAGTTGGAGGTCATCAAGGGCCATGGCTTTCCAGGAAACCGCGAGGGACTGGTGCAGTTCTCGCAGCTCATCAGGGAAATGGAGCGGGACGACATGGAGATTGCCCGCCTGCGCAGTCAGATCCGAGCTATATACCTGCCACCCATAGCTATAAATACCACAAACGATATACTAATCTAA
- the LOC108036125 gene encoding tudor and KH domain-containing protein homolog, with protein MLHNTPFGATPTYKLLLGFGLCSLGGAMLYAYFKTRDEEEEADSSDQQQASGIRGQAEEQKPQKEVCLKIVVDNEHVPLIMGRGGSNIKLIEEKTLAKIRLRDKDSGHKFCDITGVPDAVKAARVLLIKEIERAPVVKVELQVPQRLACKLNGRGGELIQEIRSSSLAKLNIDPNGRNGKAKITIVGNQKQVNIARKMLDEQIEEDEELVRSMEEVEQRREPRRSPTNSIASSSLYSSQTSLSSHTQPRDKLMASKGEGKPMEVYVSAVASPTKFWVQLIGPQSKKLDNMVQEMTSYYSSAENRAKHVLTAPYVGQIVAAVFKFDEKWYRAEIVDIMPNQYNPKEQVIDLYFVDYGDSEYISPADICELRTDFLTLRFQAVECFLANVKSTIQTEPITWPKSSISKFEELTEVAHWRKLIARVVTYKERPKATTAVNSAAKEGTPLPGVELFDPADNAELNIGDLMITQGFALPLDDSYPVRSRSSTPSSNSDSTIEELCVSNPVTPLTPHSPMSMSIDAESIAQAEDEHLAQQLQHLQHKLNGNDLRSINPAKLTATDLENGNNNNANTTNGGSTH; from the exons ATGTTGCATAACACGCCTTTCGGCGCCACGCCCACCTACAAATTACTCCTGGGCTTCGGACTCTGCTCCCTCGGGGGCGCCATGCTATATGCCTACTTCAAGACCCGtgatgaggaggaggaagcGGACTCCAGCGACCAGCAACAGGCTTCAGGGATTAGGGGACAGGCCGAGGAACAGAAGCCCCAGAAGGAAGTCTGCCTCAAAATCGTCGTGGACAACGAACATGTGCCCCTGATAATGGGTCGCGGTGGTTCCAATATCAAGCTGATTGAAGAGAAGACCCTGGCCAAGATAAGATTACG GGACAAAGACAGTGGTCACAAATTCTGCGACATTACGGGCGTTCCCGATGCCGTGAAGGCTGCTCGAGTTCTGCTGATCAAGGAGATTGAGCGGGCGCCAGTGGTCAAGGTGGAACTGCAGGTACCCCAGAGACTGGCCTGCAAACTGAATGGACGCGGCGGCGAACTCATCCAGGAGATCCGGAGCAGTTCGCTGGCCAAGCTGAATATCGATCCGAATGGTCGGAATGGCAAGGCCAAGATCACCATTGTCGGCAATCAAAAGCAGGTGAACATAGCGCGAAAAATGCTCGACGAGCAGATAGAGGAGGATGAGGAGCTCGTCCGTTCCATGGAGGAGGTGGAGCAGCGTCGCGAACCACGTCGTTCGCCCACCAACAGCATTGCGTCCTCCAGCTTGTACTCCTCCCAGACATCCTTGAGTTCGCACACGCAACCCAGGGACAAGCTGATGGCCTCCAAGGGCGAAGGAAAGCCCATGGAGGTCTATGTCTCGGCCGTTGCCTCGCCCACCAAGTTCTGGGTGCAACTGATCGGCCCGCAGTCCAAGAAATTGGATAACATGGTCCAGGAGATGACCAGCTACTATAGTAGTGCTGAGAACAGGGCGAAGCATGTGCTCACAGCACCCTATGTGGGCCAGATTGTGGCCGCCGTTTTCAAGTTCGATGAGAAGTGGTATCGCGCCGAGATCGTGGACATCATGCCGAACCAGTACAATCCAAAGGAGCAGGTGATCGATCTGTACTTTGTGGACTACGGAGACAGCGAATACATTTCGCCTGCGGATATCTGTGAGCTGCGCACTGACTTCCTAACGCTCAG gTTCCAAGCGGTTGAATGCTTCTTGGCCAATGTAAAGTCCACCATCCAAACTGAGCCCATTACCTGGCCGAAGTCATCCATCTCCAAGTTCGAGGAGCTGACAGAGG TGGCGCACTGGAGAAAGCTGATTGCTCGGGTGGTGACCTACAAGGAGCGCCCTAAGGCCACCACCGCGGTTAACTCCGCCGCCAAGGAGGGCACACCGCTGCCCGGAGTGGAACTCTTCGATCCTGCAGATAATGCAGAACTGAATATTGGTGATCTGATGATCACACAGGGCTTTGCACTGCCGCTGGACGACTCCTATCCAGTGCGATCGCGCTCCTCAACACCCTCAAGCAACAGCGACTCTACCATTGAGGAGCTGTGCGTCAGCAATCCCGTGACTCCGCTCACGCCCCACTCGCCCATGTCGATGTCCATCGATGCCGAGAGCATTGCGCAGGCAGAGGATGAGCATCTCGCCCAGCAGCTTCAGCATCTACAGCATAAACTAAACGGAAACGATTTAAGAAGCATTAATCCGGCTAAATTGACAGCCACAGACCTCGAAAACGGGAATAACAACAATGCCAACACCACAAATGGCGGTAGCACGCATTAG
- the LOC108036057 gene encoding endonuclease G, mitochondrial: MSMNESRAHQWALCALAGITGFVCGAFVQQEASIRQLFQQIRRDPYVYHHRHKLYPMLSTFRTDHETRLWNSSTSLADKFRELVVSPIFDFVSAALMLKTDSATTTDLLDLIKYGLPSTENLYVHKDYVVAQDMCTNAPRWICEHFRGDYQKMASDEGGYSTLNLRYNDVYVLSSGSMKICKVFKRKIWNDLEKYVATKAKEFGSVYTYTGPIYTPSCHENGKWTMKYEVFDWVPMPVPSHYFKILIVESRVPGLYPFMEGYIIENSRMVGGKLSDHRAKIDEIERFTGLKFNKVLQPVVQFDKKSFKVDPRAWAGRFEEISEPLIRLPADKEIKEF; the protein is encoded by the exons ATGTCCATGAACGAATCGAGGGCTCATCAATGGGCTCTATGTGCCCTGGCGGGAATTACAGGCTTTGTGTGCGGTGCCTTTGTTCAGCAAGAGGCGTCCATAAGGCAGCTTTTCCAGCAGATTCGCAGGGATCCCTATGTTTACCATCACCGCCATAAGTTGTATCCCATG CTGTCTACCTTTAGGACAGATCATGAAACCCGTTTGTGGAATAGTTCCACTTCCTTGGCTGACAAGTTCAGGGAATTGGTAGTATCCCCGATTTTCGATTTCGTGAGCGCTGCTCTAATGCTAAAAACTGACTCGGCCACCACAACAGATCTGCTGGACCTCATCAAATACGGACTCCCCAGCACGGAGAACTTGTACGTCCACAAGGACTACGTTGTTGCGCAGGATATGTGCACCAATGCCCCCAGATGGATCTGTGAGCACTTCCGGGGGGACTACCAAAAAATGGCGTCCGATGAAGGCGGCTATAGCACCCTGAATCTTCGCTACAATGATGTCTATGTCTTGAGCAGCGGCTCGATGAAGATCTGCAAGGTATTCAAGCGGAAAATATGGAACGATCTGGAGAAGTATGTGGCCACCAAGGCCAAGGAGTTTGGCTCAGTGTACACTTACACTGGACCGATTTACACACCCTCCTGTCACGAGAATGGCAAATGGACGATGAAATACGAGGTGTTTGACTGGGTGCCAATGCCAGTGCCATCGCACTACTTTAAAATCCTGATCGTGGAGAGCCGAGTCCCGGGACTGTATCCTTTTATGGAGGGATACATCATCGAAAACAGCCGAATGGTGGGCGGAAAGTTGAGCGATCACCGGGCCAAGATTGACGAAATAGAGCGTTTCACGGGGCTAAAGTTCAACAAAGTCCTGCAGCCCGTTGTGCAGTTCGATAAGAAGTCTTTTAAGGTGGACCCTAGGGCCTGGGCGGGACGATTCGAGGAGATTTCCGAACCACTAATAAGACTTCCTGCCGATAAGGAAATAAAGGAGTTTTAA
- the LOC108036104 gene encoding protein transport protein Sec24C: protein MNPNLYGPPPTQFQQQQPQFGAPPPSVPGGWPPQQQPPQQQQQQPPQQQQLPPPQQQQQQPQYGAPPPTSAAPQSYLNGNYQQQLATSMGGLSVSGAGGVGANPLKPPLPQGAPAAAAAPPPTGFNQFNSNAAPPPTNNNNAAYGAPPSSQAGGYVNGALPPSSTPQSVPSGINQMSLNSASLAGLPHMPPPKAATPGAASGQPPVPGAGSSQQTLPGQPQLPGQPPLPGQIPTSQPAPSPFGVPSSRPGQPQLPPGAAPPTYTQPGLPAQQQQGIPPLQQPGLPLQQPGFPPQQPGLPPQSQPGLPPQPGAPYGAPQPGGYPGGYPGQAPGGYPGAPPPHPGQQAAAPPQFGAPQTGYPGQQPGYPPQPGQQPMPGYPPQPGQQPGAPGYPPQPGGGYPGQPGRPGFNQPPMPGAGNMYQQAPQPRRLDPDQMPNPIQVMIENQRQAGGPFVTNQPGLLPPLVTTKFVVHDQGNSSPRFLRSSLYCIPNTGELLKTTALPLTINISPLAKIAEGEMEPPIVNFGDMGPIRCNRCKAYMSPNMQFVDAGRRFQCLMCKVTSEVHPDYYQHLDHTGQRVDKHERPELLLGTYEFLATKDYCRNNTPPEVPAFIFIIDVSYNTVKSGLVHLLCSQIKNILKHLPVDQGQDKSKVRVGFITYNSTVHFYNIKSSLAQPQMMVVGDVQEMFMPLLDGFLCHPEESAAVIDALMEEIPRMFADTKETETILYPAIQAGLEALKASNASGKLLVFNSTLPIAEAPGKLKNRDDRKLLGTDKEKTVLTPQTTAYNTLGQECVQQGCSVDLFVFNNAYIDLATIGQVSRLTGGEVFKYTYFQADIDGKRLIQDIIKNVSRPIAFDAVMRVRTSAGIRPTEFYGHFFMSNTTDVELASIDATKSVCIEIKHDDKLPPEENVYLQVALLYTSCSGQRRLRVLNLALRVTTTIAEVFKSCDLDAMMLFFAKQACFKLMEHTPKQVKDNLIHRSAQILACYRKHCTSPTSAGQLILPECLKLLPLYASCLLKNDAISGGSDMTLDDRSYVIQFILSMDLNQSVSYLYPRFIPIHNVVPEETDLPTPVRCTHEKTQEDGAYILENGVHLFVWLGQSLSPNFVQSVFGVQGLQQLALERFNIVPETPLAKRIHGILEQIMKERSRYMRITWLRQNDKLESVFRHFLVEDRGTDGSASYVDFLCHMHKEIKDLLS, encoded by the exons ATGAATCCCAACCTGTACGGGCCACCGCCCACGCAattccagcagcaacagccccAGTTTGGGGCTCCTCCTCCGTCGGTTCCCGGAGGCTGGCCACCGCAACAACAACcgccgcaacagcagcagcagcagccgccgcagcaacaacaactgcctccgccgcagcagcagcagcaacaaccacagTATGGAGCACCACCACCAACGTCAGCGGCACCACAGTCGTACCTCAATGGCAACTACCAGCAGCAG CTGGCCACGTCGATGGGCGGGTTGAGTGTGAGCGGCGCCGGTGGTGTTGGGGCCAATCCCCTGAAGCCACCACTCCCGCAAGGAGctcccgccgctgctgctgcaccaccGCCAACCGGTTTCAATCAGTTCAACTCGAATGCGGCTCCACCCccaaccaacaacaacaacgctgCGTACGGTGCTCCACCATCGTCGCAAGCTGGTGGCTATGTTAACGGAGCCCTTCCGCCCAGCAGCACGCCTCAGAGCGTGCCCAGTGGGATTAACCAGATGAGCTTGAACAGCGCCAGTTTGGCGGGCCTGCCGCACATGCCGCCTCCGAAAGCAGCTACGCCCGGAGCAGCTTCTGGTCAGCCTCCAGTTCCTGGAGCTGGTTCCTCCCAGCAGACTCTTCCCGGACAACCGCAATTGCCAGGGCAGCCACCACTTCCCGGTCAGATTCCCACCTCCCAGCCAGCCCCCAGCCCCTTTGGAGTGCCCAGTTCGCGACCTGGACAACCTCAGCTGCCCCCTGGAGCCGCTCCTCCGACCTACACGCAGCCCGGACTGCcggcacagcagcagcagggaaTTCCTCCATTGCAGCAACCAGGGTTACCATTGCAGCAGCCGGGATTTCCCCCACAACAGCCTGGCCTGCCACCCCAATCCCAACCGGGCTTGCCCCCGCAGCCAGGAGCACCTTATGGAGCACCCCAACCAGGCGGTTATCCAGGTGGCTATCCAGGACAGGCTCCCGGAGGCTACCCTGGAGCACCACCGCCACATCCAGGGCAACAAGCAGCAGCTCCGCCACAGTTCGGAGCACCGCAGACGGGATATCCGGGTCAACAGCCGGGCTATCCACCGCAACCCGGTCAGCAGCCCATGCCCGGATATCCACCACAGCCGGGACAACAGCCAGGAGCACCAGGATATCCACCGCAGCCAGGTGGCGGCTATCCAGGCCAGCCAGGACGTCCAGGTTTTAAT CAACCTCCCATGCCGGGTGCAGGGAACATGTACCAGCAGGCACCACAGCCACGTCGCCTGGATCCCGACCAAATGCCGAATCCAATCCAGGTGATGATTGAAAATCAACGTCAGGCCGGCGGACCCTTTGTGACCAATCAGCCGGGTCTGCTGCCTCCATTGGTGACCACCAAGTTCGTGGTTCACGACCAAGGCAACTCATCACCGCGCTTCCTGCGCTCCTCGCTCTACTGCATCCCCAACACCGGTGAACTTCTCAAGACCACAGCTCTACCCTTGACGATCAACATCTCGCCGTTGGCCAAGATTGCAGAGGGGGAAATGGAGCCACCAATTGTGAACTTTGGCGACATGGGACCAATCCGTTGCAACAGATGTAAGGCGTACATGTCGCCCAACATGCAGTTCGTGGATGCCGGACGTAGATTCCAGTGTCTGATGTGCAAAGTTACCTCGGAGG TTCACCCCGACTACTACCAGCATCTGGATCACACTGGTCAGCGTGTGGACAAGCATGAAAGACCCGAGTTGCTGCTGGGCACTTATGAGTTCCTGGCCACCAAGGATTATTGCCGG AACAACACTCCCCCGGAGGTTCCCGCCTTCATCTTCATCATCGACGTCTCCTACAATACCGTGAAATCGGGACTGGTTCACCTGCTGTGCTCCCAGATCAAGAACATACTCAAGCATTTGCCAGTCGACCAAGGTCAAGATAAATCCAAGGTGCGAGTGGGTTTCATCACGTACAACAGCACCGTGCATTTCTACAACATCAAGAGCAGTCTGGCCCAGCCCCAAATGATGGTTGTGGGCGATGTCCAGGAGATGTTCATGCCGCTGCTCGATGGATTCTTGTGTCACCCAGAGGAGTCGGCAGCTGTAATCGATGCTCTGATGGAGGAGATTCCCCGCATGTTTGCGGACACCAAGGAAACGGAAACGATCCTGTACCCTGCCATTCAAGCGGGTTTGGAGGCACTCAAGGCTTCCAACGCATCCGGAAAGCTGTTGGTGTTTAACTCAACGCTACCCATTGCGGAGGCACCTGGCAAGCTGAAGAATCGCGATGACCGCAAACTCCTGGGCACGGATAAGGAGAAGACCGTGCTCACCCCGCAAACTACGGCTTACAACACATTGGGTCAGGAGTGCGTTCAGCAAGGATGTTCCGTGGATTTGTTTGTGTTCAACAATGCGTACATCGACCTGGCCACTATCGGACAGGTTTCGCGGTTGACTGGAGGCGAGGTGTTCAAGTACACCTACTTCCAGGCGGACATTGATGGCAAGCGTCTGATCCAGGATATCATTAAGAACGTATCGCGACCTATTGCCTTCGATGCGGTGATGAGGGTGCGCACATCGGCGGGCATCCGACCCACGGAGTTCTACGGCCACTTCTTCATGTCCAATACCACTGATGTGGAACTGGCCAGTATTG ACGCCACCAAGTCGGTGTGCATTGAGATCAAGCATGACGACAAGCTGCCGCCGGAGGAGAACGTGTACCTTCAGGTGGCTCTGCTGTACACCTCCTGCAGCGGTCAGAGGCGTCTGCGTGTCCTTAATCTGGCACTTCGCGTGACCACGACGATTGCGGAAGTCTTCAAGAGCTGTGACCTGGACGCCATGATGCTGTTCTTCGCCAAGCAAGCCTGCTTCAAGCTGATGGAGCACACGCCCAAGCAGGTGAAGGATAACCTGATCCATCGATCGGCGCAGATCCTGGCCTGCTACCGCAAGCACTGCACCTCGCCCACTTCCGCCGGCCAACTTATCCTTCCCGAGTGCCTCAAACTGCTGCCGCTGTATGCCTCGTGTTTGCTGAAAAACGATGCTATTTCCGGCGGATCGGATATGACGCTGGACGATCGATCCTATGTCATTCAGTTTATTTTGTCCATGGATCTGAATCAATCCGTCAGCTACCTGTATCCCCGTTTCATTCCCATCCACAACGTTGTGCCCGAGGAGACGGATTTGCCGACTCCCGTTCGCTGCACGCATGAAAAGACGCAAGAGGATGGCGCCTACATCCTGGAGAATGGTGTGCACCTGTTCGTCTGGCTGGGCCAGTCCCTGTCACCCAACTTTGTGCAGTCTGTCTTTGGCGTCCAGGGACTGCAGCAGCTCGCCCTGGAGCGGTTCAACATTGTGCCAGAGACGCCGCTGGCCAAGCGCATCCACGGCATTCTGGAGCAGATCATGAAGGAGCGATCACGCTACATGAGG ATCACCTGGCTGCGACAAAACGACAAGCTGGAGAGCGTGTTCCGACACTTCCTCGTCGAGGACCGCGGCACAGACGGCTCGGCCAGCTACGTGGATTTCCTGTGTCACATGCACAAGGAGATCAAGGATCTGCTGAGTTAG
- the LOC108036132 gene encoding Golgi phosphoprotein 3 homolog sauron gives MNRSDGLVRRSVKPRENGGAEGGLNANTPDDNQDALDGLKDQEDNIDDGDSKETRLTLMEEVLLLGLKDKEGYTSFWNDCISSGLRGCILIELGLRGRVMIEKSGMRRRGLCTRKLILKSDQQTGDVLLDEALKHIKETDPPETVQSWIEYLSGETWNPLKLRYQLKNVRERLAKNLVEKGVLTTEKQNFLLFDMTTHPLSDNVVKCRLVKKIQDSVLSKWVNDPQRMDKRMLALIFLAHASDVIENAFAPLNDDDYEVAMKRVRELLDLDFEAESAKPNANEILWAVFMAFTK, from the exons ATGAATCGCTCCGATGGACTGGTGCGTCGCTCGGTGAAACCCCGGGAAAACGGGGGCGCCGAGGGCGGGCTGAATGCCAACACGCCGGATGACAACCAGGACGCACTGGACGGCCTCAAGGACCAGGAGGACAACATCGACGACGGCGACTCCAAGGAAACACGACTGACGCTCATGGAGGAGGTCCTGCTGCTGGGACTCAAGGACAAGGAG GGCTACACGTCTTTCTGGAACGACTGCATATCAAGCGGTTTGCGCGGATGCATTCTCATAGAACTTGGACTGCGCGGTCGCGTGATGATTGAGAAGTCCGGAATGCGACGACGTGGCCTATGCACAAG AAAATTGATTCTGAAATCGGATCAGCAGACGGGCGATGTTCTACTCGATGAGGCACTCAAACACATTAAGGAGACGGATCCCCCAGAGACGGTTCAGAGCTGGATTGAATATCTCAGTG GTGAAACCTGGAATCCATTGAAGTTGCGCTACCAGCTGAAAAACGTACGCGAACGTCTGGCCAAAAATCTGGTGGAGAAGGGGGTGCTCACAACGGAAAAGCAAAATTTTCTACTCTTCGACATGACGACACATCCGCTGAGCGATAATGTTGTCAAGTGTCGCCTGGTCAAGAAG aTTCAAGATTCTGTGCTCTCCAAGTGGGTGAACGATCCGCAGCGCATGGACAAGCGGATGCTGGCGCTAATCTTTCTAGCGCACGCCAGCGATGTGATTGAGAACGCTTTCGCGCCGCTGAACGATGACGACTACGAGGTGGCCATGAAGCGGGTGCGGGAGCTGCTGGATCTCGACTTCGAGGCGGAGTCGGCCAAGCCGAATGCAAACGAAATTCTGTGGGCGGTGTTCATGGCGTTTACGAAATAG